Part of the Azospirillaceae bacterium genome is shown below.
GCCGCAACGCCTCGGCGTGGACTTGCGCCTCGCTGGACCGGCGCAGCGTCACCTCTTGGTGCCATAGGATCGCGAGGGCTGGGGCCAGCGCGATCAGCACGAGGATGTATAGCCTGGCGAGGAGGCTCATCGGTTCGTTGCCGCCGGCACCTTCGGGGTTCCATCCGGTGTGCCACGGTCGGTCGCCCGCGCGGCACGCTCTTGGACTTAAGGCGGGTTCGGGGAACCTGTCCACCGGGTATTACCGGGTATGTCAATTGTCACGGTCGCGCACTGTCCCGGACATCGGCCGCAACGGCCGCACGGGGTGCCGTGTTGAGCGGTGCGCAGGCAACGCCCGCCGGACCCACAGCCAAAAAGGGAAGTGCAAGCCATGACGGTGCGCCTCAAACCCCTCGACGAGCAGGTGATCGTCATCACCGGCGCCAGCAGCGGCATCGGATTGGCGACGGCCCGCATGGCCGCGCGGCAGGGTGCCAAGGTCGTTCTGGGTGCACGCGACCGCGATGCGCTGGCCAGGATCGCGGAGGAAATCCGTGCCCAGGGTGGTGAAGCCGTGCACAGCGTGGTCGATGTGGCCGACGAGGCCGAAATGCGCCAACTGGCCCGTGCCGCGCTCAACGCCTTCGGCCGGATCGACACCTGGGTGAACAACGCCGGCATCTCGATCTACGGCCGCATCTCGGAAGTGCCCCTTGAGGACCAGCGGCGCCTGTTCGAGACCAATTATTGGGGCATGGTCATCGGTTCCCGCATTGCGGTCGAGCACCTGCGCGCCGACGGCGGCGCGCTGATCAATGTCGGCAGCGTGGTGTCGGACCGCTCGATGATGCTCCAGGGGCCCTACTCGGCCAGCAAGTTCGCGGTCAAGGGCTTCACCGACGCCCTGCGCATGGAGGTCGAGGCCGACGGGCTCCCCCTCTCCATCACCCTGATCAAGCCCGGCGTCATCGCCACGCCGTTCGAGGAGCATGCCCGGAACTACATGGACGCCGAACCCGCGAACCCGCCTCCGGCCTATGCGCCGGAACTGGTCGCGAAGGCGATCCTGAACGCGGCCTGCCACCCGCACCGCGAGTTGACGGTGGGCGGCGGCGGCAAGGTGTTCTCGCTGTCCCAGCGGCTGGCGCCGCGCATGACCGACTGGATGATGGAGCGGTTCCTGCCCGGCATCCTGCGCAGCGGCGGACCGGTGCGCCACCACGACGACAGCCTGCACGGCCCCTCCGGCCGCCACGGGCACGAACGCGGCGGCCCGCACACGTACGTGCGCGAAACCAGCCTCTACACCGCGGCCGCCATGCACCCGCTGGCCACCGCGGCGGTGTTCGCCGGCATCGGCGCGGCGGGTGCGCTGGCCTGGCGGATGTCGCAGGGCCGGTCCAGCCGCCGCCTGCTCACCTACATGCCGTCGGGTGGCCGGTCCGAAACCTCGGAACCGCCGACGGACTGGGCCCGCCGCCACGCGTTCGACACCCGGACGGCACACGCGGGGGTCTACAACGACACCGGGACCGGCACCACCGTCGAAACCACCACGGAAACCCGGGTGCCGCTGGACGAGCATTCCCTCGAGACGCAGAGGCAGCCGTCCTGAGCGGGACGGCCCAAGGAGGATTCCACCCATGCCCGACGTGAATTCGCCCCGCGACACGACCGTGACCAAGGTCGACTCCCGTGCGTCCCCGCGCGGGCCCGACGGCTTGGTCTATCTGGCCTCCGGCCGCCGCGTGTCGATGCGGATGTGGCAGGACGAACAGCCCGGGGAGGGCAAACCCGCCCACCGTCACGAGTACGAGGTGGTCGGCTACGTTCTGAAAGGGGTTGCGGAGCTGGAGATCGAGGGTCAGACGGTGCGGCTGGAACCCGGGAACTCCTGGGTCGTGCCTCCCAACGCCGAGCACCGTTACCGCATCCTGGAAACGTTCACCGCGATCGAAGCGACCAACCCGCCCTACCAGGTCCACGGCCGCGACCAGAACTGACGGCAGCCGCATCTCCGCGGCCGAACCGGAGCCCGGGCCACAGGCCCACCCGTCTCTCCCCCCGTCCGTCCGGGCGGGGGAAGGGCCGGCCTGATTCCCGGCCCGCCCGGGGCACCGCACCCCGCACATCCCCACCGGTCCGTTCTCGAACCGCCGGTCGTCCGTCCGTAACCCCCGCGGCCGTGGATCCGGCCCGCCCGGGCACGCATTGATGGTTGCCCCGGGATCCCGGCATCAACCATCGAAGTCGCGCCAGGTACATACATGGCGGGTGCCAGTTGGATGCAATCCGGCCCACAAGATCCATCAGA
Proteins encoded:
- a CDS encoding SDR family oxidoreductase — its product is MTVRLKPLDEQVIVITGASSGIGLATARMAARQGAKVVLGARDRDALARIAEEIRAQGGEAVHSVVDVADEAEMRQLARAALNAFGRIDTWVNNAGISIYGRISEVPLEDQRRLFETNYWGMVIGSRIAVEHLRADGGALINVGSVVSDRSMMLQGPYSASKFAVKGFTDALRMEVEADGLPLSITLIKPGVIATPFEEHARNYMDAEPANPPPAYAPELVAKAILNAACHPHRELTVGGGGKVFSLSQRLAPRMTDWMMERFLPGILRSGGPVRHHDDSLHGPSGRHGHERGGPHTYVRETSLYTAAAMHPLATAAVFAGIGAAGALAWRMSQGRSSRRLLTYMPSGGRSETSEPPTDWARRHAFDTRTAHAGVYNDTGTGTTVETTTETRVPLDEHSLETQRQPS
- a CDS encoding cupin domain-containing protein yields the protein MPDVNSPRDTTVTKVDSRASPRGPDGLVYLASGRRVSMRMWQDEQPGEGKPAHRHEYEVVGYVLKGVAELEIEGQTVRLEPGNSWVVPPNAEHRYRILETFTAIEATNPPYQVHGRDQN